Proteins found in one Megalobrama amblycephala isolate DHTTF-2021 linkage group LG5, ASM1881202v1, whole genome shotgun sequence genomic segment:
- the rtn4ip1 gene encoding reticulon-4-interacting protein 1 homolog, mitochondrial isoform X1 — MLMCRRWLVCSLRGQYRSFSFSASRRTVMPAWVIDKYGKNEVLRFTKNAALPIIHYPNEVIVKVHAAGINPIDISMRGGYGAATMAMKRDPLNINQTGSEFPLILGRDVSGEIMECGLDVNYFKPGDQVWAAIPPWKQGSLAEFVVLSANEVSHKPKSLSHVEAASIPYVAATAWSAIVNTGGLNKDNCAKKRVLILGGSGGLGTFAIQMIKAWGAHVTVTCSQNAERLVRDLGADDVVDYTAGPVEKQLQTLEKFDLILDNIGGETEKWALDLLKPWNGAKYVTLITPFLHNTDRLGLADGMMQSGVTIGCKVLKHLRKGVHYRWGFFAPSGPTLDEISEMVDSGKVRPVVEEVFSFTQVPQAFQKVEQGHARGKTVVSITEEQKE, encoded by the exons ATGCTAATGTGTAGACGGTGGTTGGTGTGCTCGCTGAGGGGTCAGTATAGGAGCTTCAGTTTCTCAGCCTCCCGCAGGACTGTGATGCCCGCATGGGTCATCGACAAATACGGGAAAAACGAGGTGTTGCGGTTCACCAAGAACGCGGCGCTTCCGATCATCCACTATCCCAATGAAGTGATCGTGAAGGTGCACGCTGCGGGTATTAACCCCATCGACATCAGTATGAGGG GTGGTTATGGAGCAGCTACTATGGCTATGAAACGTGACCCACTGAACATAAACCAGACAGGCAGTGAGTTTCCTCTAATCCTGGGGCGTGATGTATCCGGAGAGATCATGGAATGTGGGCTGGATGTGAACTACTTTAAACCAGGAGATCAG GTGTGGGCCGCTATCCCTCCATGGAAGCAGGGCAGCCTGGCAGAGTTTGTAGTGCTTAGTGCCAATGAG GTGTCCCATAAGCCCAAATCGCTTAGCCACGTTGAAGCAGCATCAATCCCGTATGTGGCTGCAACGGCATGGTCTGCCATCGTCAACACCGGTGGCCTGAACAAAGACAACTGTGCTAAGAAACG TGTTCTTATCCTGGGAGGATCAGGAGGATTGGGAACATTTGCTATACAG ATGATAAAGGCCTGGGGTGCCCATGTGACTGTAACGTGTTCCCAGAATGCAGAGCGGCTGGTGAGAGATCTGGGCGCTGATGATGTCGTGGACTACACTGCTGGACCAGTTGAAAAGCAACTACAGACTTTAGAAAA gtttgatttgattttagaCAATATTGGTGGTGAAACTGAGAAATGGGCACTAGATCTCCTAAAACCCTGGAATGGTGCTAAATATGTTACTCTAATAACACCGTTTCTGCATAACACAGACCGACTAGGCCTAGCAGACGGAATGATGCAGTCTGGAGTCACCATAGGATGCAAAGTGCTGAAG CATCTCAGGAAAGGAGTGCACTATCGCTGGGGTTTCTTTGCTCCAAGTGGCCCTACGCTGGACGAGATCAGCGAAATGGTTGATTCTGGAAAG GTCCGTCCTGTGGTGGAGGAAGTTTTCTCATTTACTCAGGTGCCTCAAGCCTTTCAGAAAGTAGAGCAGGGTCATGCTCGTGGCAAAACTGTGGTCTCCATCACTGAGGAGCAGAAAGAGTAA
- the rtn4ip1 gene encoding reticulon-4-interacting protein 1 homolog, mitochondrial isoform X2, which yields MDLAVRLMCLRQDRSIENYMGRYRDGLFDKHGQGGYGAATMAMKRDPLNINQTGSEFPLILGRDVSGEIMECGLDVNYFKPGDQVWAAIPPWKQGSLAEFVVLSANEVSHKPKSLSHVEAASIPYVAATAWSAIVNTGGLNKDNCAKKRVLILGGSGGLGTFAIQMIKAWGAHVTVTCSQNAERLVRDLGADDVVDYTAGPVEKQLQTLEKFDLILDNIGGETEKWALDLLKPWNGAKYVTLITPFLHNTDRLGLADGMMQSGVTIGCKVLKHLRKGVHYRWGFFAPSGPTLDEISEMVDSGKVRPVVEEVFSFTQVPQAFQKVEQGHARGKTVVSITEEQKE from the exons ATGGATCTAGCAGTGAGACTTATGTGTCTCCGACAAGATCGCAGTATAGAGAACTATATGGGACGTTATCGAGATGGCTTATTTGACAAACATGGACAAG GTGGTTATGGAGCAGCTACTATGGCTATGAAACGTGACCCACTGAACATAAACCAGACAGGCAGTGAGTTTCCTCTAATCCTGGGGCGTGATGTATCCGGAGAGATCATGGAATGTGGGCTGGATGTGAACTACTTTAAACCAGGAGATCAG GTGTGGGCCGCTATCCCTCCATGGAAGCAGGGCAGCCTGGCAGAGTTTGTAGTGCTTAGTGCCAATGAG GTGTCCCATAAGCCCAAATCGCTTAGCCACGTTGAAGCAGCATCAATCCCGTATGTGGCTGCAACGGCATGGTCTGCCATCGTCAACACCGGTGGCCTGAACAAAGACAACTGTGCTAAGAAACG TGTTCTTATCCTGGGAGGATCAGGAGGATTGGGAACATTTGCTATACAG ATGATAAAGGCCTGGGGTGCCCATGTGACTGTAACGTGTTCCCAGAATGCAGAGCGGCTGGTGAGAGATCTGGGCGCTGATGATGTCGTGGACTACACTGCTGGACCAGTTGAAAAGCAACTACAGACTTTAGAAAA gtttgatttgattttagaCAATATTGGTGGTGAAACTGAGAAATGGGCACTAGATCTCCTAAAACCCTGGAATGGTGCTAAATATGTTACTCTAATAACACCGTTTCTGCATAACACAGACCGACTAGGCCTAGCAGACGGAATGATGCAGTCTGGAGTCACCATAGGATGCAAAGTGCTGAAG CATCTCAGGAAAGGAGTGCACTATCGCTGGGGTTTCTTTGCTCCAAGTGGCCCTACGCTGGACGAGATCAGCGAAATGGTTGATTCTGGAAAG GTCCGTCCTGTGGTGGAGGAAGTTTTCTCATTTACTCAGGTGCCTCAAGCCTTTCAGAAAGTAGAGCAGGGTCATGCTCGTGGCAAAACTGTGGTCTCCATCACTGAGGAGCAGAAAGAGTAA